The proteins below are encoded in one region of Phyllopteryx taeniolatus isolate TA_2022b chromosome 11, UOR_Ptae_1.2, whole genome shotgun sequence:
- the LOC133485610 gene encoding tripartite motif-containing protein 16-like, which translates to MLSFPHATRAATASCSRGAARQDRYHTEDRGRRSTSRNQNRTQAKHGEVLCDFCTTRKQKAEKSCLVCLASYCETHLQSHYDYPALMKHKLVKATGQMREKICAQHDKLLEAFCRTDQTSVCVLCMMDEHKHHDIVPAGTERTEKQKQLGTTLHKSQHRIDERVKKWQDLRQAVEAVKHSAESVLEENERIFTELLLSIERKYNEVKEMVRLHEKTTVNRGEILLDRLEEEITLLRKRHTDLEKLSHTDDHIHFLQSWQSLSGPSGYEDLNNVSVAPNYSFEATKRAIGAMKLQMEEVSKRETTKISAAVKEVYITQESEKKTRKESLFFTEPKMMEEPKTREDFLRYSCQPILDVNTVHRNLHLSEGNRTATMKSEPKNYPDHPERFDHWQQVLCKEGLAGSRRYWEVSWKGSEIDVAVTYRGIFRKGNNNVCSLGWNDKSWSLYCTESKFSFVHNNKTTDLPVSRSSRVGVYLDHAAGVLAFYSVSDAMQLLHQVRTTFTEPVYPAFSVWGYSSTIRL; encoded by the exons ACCGATACCACACAGAGGATAGAGGCCGTCGCTCCACGAGCCGCAACCAGAACAGGACGCAGGCCAAACACGGCGAGGTCCTGTGCGACTTCTGCACCACCAGGAAGCAGAAGGCCGAGAAGTCTTGCTTGGTGTGCCTGGCGTCTTACTGCGAAACCCACCTCCAGTCTCACTACGACTACCCAGCGTTGATGAAGCACAAACTGGTCAAAGCTACAGGCCAGATGAGGGAGAAGATTTGCGCTCAGCATGACAAGCTGCTGGAGGCCTTTTGTCGCACCGATCAGACATCCGTGTGCGTTCTGTGCATGATGGACGAGCACAAGCACCATGACATTGTTCCGGCTGGAACTGAGAGGACAGAGAAACAG AAACAACTCGGCACCACGCTGCACAAATCCCAGCACAGGATTGACGAGAGGGTCAAAAAGTGGCAGGATCTCCGACAAGCTGTGGAAGCTGTGAAG CACTCAGCTGAGTCGGTCCTGGAGGAAAACGAACGTATCTTCACGGAGCTCCTGCTCTCCATAGAGAGGAAGTACAACGAAGTCAAGGAGATGGTGCGCTTGCATGAGAAGACCACGGTGAACCGCGGGGAAATTCTCCTCGACCGCTTGGAGGAAGAGATCACCCTGCTGAGGAAGAGACACACCGACCTGGAGAAGCTATCCCACACTGATGACCACATCCATTTTTTGCAG AGCTGGCAGTCTCTGTCTGGCCCTTCGGGTTACGAGGACCTGAACAATGTCAGCGTTGCGCCCAATTACTCCTTCGAAGCCACCAAGAGAGCCATCGGCGCCATGAAATTACAAATGGAGGAAGTCAGCAAGAGAGAGACGACTAAAATCTCTGCAGCAG TGAAAGAAGTCTACATCACGCAGGAAAGcgagaaaaaaacaaggaaagaatccttgtttttcacagagccAAAGATGATGGAAGAACCAAAGACCAGAGAGGATTTTTTGAGAT ACTCTTGCCAGCCGATTCTGGATGTCAACACCGTGCACCGGAACCTTCACCTCTCTGAGGGCAACCGAACCGCCACAATGAAGAGCGAGCCTAAGAACTACCCCGATCACCCGGAACGATTTGACCACTGGCAGCAG GTGCTTTGCAAAGAAGGCCTGGCTGGGAGTCGCCGCTACTGGGAGGTGAGCTGGAAGGGATCGGAAATTGACGTGGCTGTCACATACAGGGGCATTTTCCGGAAAGGAAACAACAACGTGTGCAGCCTGGGCTGGAACGACAAATCCTGGAGCCTCTACTGCACCGAGTCCAAATTCTCCTTCGTGCACAACAACAAGACCACGGACCTACCCGTCTCGAGGTCATCTCGCGTCGGCGTCTACTTGGACCATGCGGCGGGGGTGCTGGCGTTTTATAGCGTGTCCGATGCCATGCAGCTGCTGCACCAGGTCCGCACTACTTTTACTGAACCTGTGTACCCCGCTTTCAGCGTGTGGGGCTACAGTAGCACCATTCGACTATAG